The window GGAGCACAGCGGGTAGTACTCGGCACCGCCGCGGTGTGGAGTCCGGAGATCGCAGGAGAACTCGTCGAGCGATTCGGACCAGAGCGAGTCGTTGCCGCCGTCGATGTCCGCGACGGCTCAGCGACGGGATCCGGGTGGGAGGAAGCCGGGCGTCCGGTCGTCGAGGTCTGCCGCTCGCTGGAGGCCCACGGCGTCGAATGGATCCTCGCGACCGGCATCGATCGTGACGGAATGATGTCCGGGCCGGACACCGGTCTGCTCGACCAGATCAGGGTGGAAGTGTCTGCCGTGCAGCTAATAGCGTCGGGAGGCGTCGCCGGATTGGATGACATCGTCGCTTTGCGCGACGCAGGCTACGAGGCGGTCGTGGTCGGCAGGGCACTGTATGAGTCGAAACTGACCCTGGCCGATGCGCTGCGGCTCACGGCCGGTTGATGATCGACAAGTCGGTCTCTTGCAGGGCATATGCAGAATGCCAGATATATCTAGCCACAATTGACCGTTGAGGAATAGTCACCTCACTCCGGCACTTTCCCCGCCACTAGCAGTGGTCCGTTGGTAGCTTCGACAGAAGGAAGAGTCATCGATAGGGGAACAAGCGAGGGGACCAACCGCGAGCGTATGACGCGTTCGAGAGTTGATTGACCTCACGCCCCACCACACTAGGTGTGTTTGGGGCATGCCTCCTACCTGATGACAAGGGGACAACAGAGAGGGAGGCATTATGGCGAAACATCGTGCGCGGCACGCCGCGCCAAAGAGTCGCCGGGCATTTCGTATTGGACTGATGGTTTCGGCGCTACTGGTGGTAGGAGCGGGAATCGCTCTTGCGACGGGCGACAGCTACGACCTCATCAACAACAACACGGTGACGGTCAACGACGGAGCAATCTTCGAATACTTCGATACCACAGAATCCGACGGTACGGGTGTCTTGAACCCCTACCTTCGGGTCCAGGACAACGACGGTGACGAAGCAGGCTACAACAGCGACTACG of the Acidimicrobiia bacterium genome contains:
- a CDS encoding 1-(5-phosphoribosyl)-5-[(5-phosphoribosylamino)methylideneamino] imidazole-4-carboxamide isomerase, whose translation is MQVIPAVDVLDGAVVRLRQGRFDDVTTYGADPVAVAKSWVDEGATLVHVVDLNGARFGEPDRSLWASLSAAGIPFQIGGGIRTADIAADALEAGAQRVVLGTAAVWSPEIAGELVERFGPERVVAAVDVRDGSATGSGWEEAGRPVVEVCRSLEAHGVEWILATGIDRDGMMSGPDTGLLDQIRVEVSAVQLIASGGVAGLDDIVALRDAGYEAVVVGRALYESKLTLADALRLTAG